Proteins co-encoded in one Gemmatimonadaceae bacterium genomic window:
- a CDS encoding DUF2911 domain-containing protein, with the protein MRPIVRCFALLPLAIPAVVAAQSASLTYRLGKDTLAIEQFTRSANALTGEMVQRSGAAVSRVAYTVTLGKDGRATAVRLTRTQADGTPAPGAPREYRFTLGADSAVREIVFADSTQRRAFPLARAAVNFPTFVYAPTELLAALRKASASESIPALGLAGGPGFSGLTALGGDSLRLRGNPYAMVLRFDANNRLRAVDGRGTTNKVVAERGSGGLDMAAIAARMKPTGTLSAREDVRAGFGAGGIVVVDYGRPQVRERSVWGGTLVPFDSVWRAGANDATHLFSTRTLTFGNVTLAPGMYTLWVQHTRQGSYLIVNRQTGQWGTQYDAAQDVGRVELQSAAAPSHVEELTYTVRALAPNRGVLELAWGDRVLSAPFAVTAGR; encoded by the coding sequence ATGCGCCCGATCGTCCGTTGTTTCGCGTTGCTCCCGCTGGCCATCCCCGCGGTCGTTGCGGCGCAGTCGGCGTCGCTCACTTACCGGCTGGGGAAGGACACGCTCGCCATCGAGCAGTTTACGCGCAGCGCCAACGCGCTCACCGGCGAGATGGTCCAGCGCTCGGGGGCTGCGGTATCGCGCGTCGCGTACACGGTGACGCTGGGGAAGGACGGGCGCGCGACCGCGGTGCGCCTCACGCGGACGCAGGCTGACGGCACACCGGCACCGGGTGCCCCGCGCGAGTATCGCTTCACACTCGGCGCCGACTCCGCCGTGCGCGAGATCGTCTTTGCCGACAGCACGCAGCGGCGCGCATTCCCGCTGGCGCGCGCCGCAGTGAACTTCCCCACGTTTGTCTACGCCCCCACCGAGCTGCTTGCCGCGCTACGAAAGGCCAGTGCGAGCGAGTCGATCCCCGCGTTAGGCCTCGCCGGGGGGCCAGGCTTCTCGGGGCTCACCGCGCTGGGGGGCGATTCGCTTCGCCTGCGCGGGAATCCTTACGCGATGGTACTGCGCTTCGACGCCAACAACCGATTGCGGGCGGTGGATGGTCGCGGGACCACCAACAAGGTCGTGGCCGAGCGCGGCAGCGGGGGGCTCGACATGGCGGCGATCGCCGCACGCATGAAGCCCACCGGGACGCTCTCGGCGCGTGAGGATGTGCGCGCCGGCTTCGGCGCCGGCGGGATCGTCGTCGTCGACTACGGGCGTCCGCAGGTGCGCGAGCGCAGCGTGTGGGGCGGGACGCTCGTCCCCTTCGACTCGGTGTGGCGCGCCGGCGCCAACGACGCGACGCATCTCTTCAGCACGCGCACGCTGACCTTCGGCAACGTCACGCTCGCCCCCGGAATGTACACGCTCTGGGTGCAGCACACGCGGCAGGGGTCCTACCTCATCGTCAACCGGCAGACTGGGCAGTGGGGGACGCAATACGATGCCGCGCAGGACGTGGGGCGTGTCGAGCTGCAGTCGGCCGCGGCGCCGTCGCACGTGGAGGAGCTGACCTACACCGTGCGTGCGCTGGCACCAAACCGCGGCGTGCTGGAACTGGCGTGGGGTGACCGCGTGCTCTCGGCGCCGTTCGCCGTCACGGCGGGGCGTTAG
- a CDS encoding GNAT family N-acetyltransferase, with the protein MPAVTIPRELQTARLALRSWQGDDAAELLPILEANWEHLSPWIPARVASPSPLPELRERLVGNAQAFADDREWRFAMLERNGESGRGGRILGELSLFPRSVQGRVPLGESDRAEIGYWIRADATGRGLVSEGVGALVAAARTIARFQHLEIRCDARNAPSVAIPRRLGFTLAETIETSGVLAHERTVALQVWTMPLARGG; encoded by the coding sequence ATGCCGGCCGTCACGATCCCGCGCGAGCTGCAGACGGCGCGCCTCGCGCTGCGGTCGTGGCAGGGTGACGACGCGGCGGAGTTGCTTCCGATCCTCGAGGCCAACTGGGAGCACCTGTCGCCGTGGATTCCGGCGCGCGTGGCCAGCCCCTCGCCCCTCCCCGAACTGCGCGAGCGGCTGGTCGGCAATGCGCAGGCGTTCGCCGACGACCGGGAGTGGCGCTTTGCGATGCTCGAGCGCAACGGTGAAAGCGGTCGCGGCGGTCGCATTCTGGGTGAGCTGTCGCTCTTCCCGCGCTCGGTGCAGGGGCGCGTCCCGTTAGGCGAGTCGGACCGGGCGGAAATCGGCTACTGGATACGCGCCGACGCAACTGGGCGGGGGCTGGTTTCCGAGGGGGTCGGGGCGCTCGTCGCCGCTGCGCGGACGATCGCGCGATTTCAGCACCTCGAGATCCGCTGCGATGCGCGCAACGCGCCGAGCGTGGCGATCCCCAGGCGGCTCGGCTTCACCCTGGCCGAGACCATCGAGACCAGCGGCGTGCTGGCGCACGAGCGGACCGTGGCGCTGCAGGTGTGGACCATGCCGCTGGCACGCGGCGGTTAG
- a CDS encoding carbon-nitrogen hydrolase family protein, with translation MSTLRITLANLRHPSSPEESVELATQAIAESGRAGADIICFPECFVPGYRGLGYAPPAPDSVFLERAWGTIADAAREANVCVVLGTERVHDDRLLISTLVVNRDGTVAGSQDKVQLDPSEEGPYSPGATRRTFTCGEATFGVAICHEGWRYPETVRWAARRGAQLVFIPHFHAAEGDSFRPRSFADPANSFHEKALLCRAAENTIYIAAANYASEGAPTTSTVVRPDGTVQAWQPYGAEGLLVADLDLALATGLLARRYRPLEP, from the coding sequence ATGTCCACGCTCCGCATCACCCTCGCCAACCTGCGCCATCCGTCGTCGCCAGAGGAGTCGGTCGAGCTGGCCACGCAGGCCATCGCCGAGTCTGGGCGCGCCGGCGCCGACATCATCTGCTTCCCCGAGTGCTTTGTCCCTGGGTATCGAGGTTTGGGGTACGCACCGCCCGCTCCCGACAGCGTCTTTCTCGAACGCGCCTGGGGCACAATCGCCGATGCCGCGCGCGAGGCGAACGTCTGCGTGGTGCTCGGAACCGAGCGCGTGCACGACGATCGCCTCCTGATCTCGACGCTGGTGGTGAACCGCGACGGCACGGTCGCCGGTTCGCAGGACAAGGTGCAGCTCGACCCGTCGGAGGAGGGACCATACTCGCCAGGTGCAACTCGGCGCACCTTCACTTGCGGCGAGGCAACCTTTGGCGTCGCGATCTGTCACGAAGGGTGGCGCTATCCGGAAACGGTGCGCTGGGCGGCGCGGCGCGGGGCACAGCTCGTCTTCATCCCGCACTTCCATGCGGCTGAGGGGGATTCGTTTCGCCCCAGGTCGTTTGCCGATCCGGCGAACTCGTTCCACGAGAAGGCGCTGCTCTGCCGCGCCGCCGAGAACACCATCTATATCGCGGCGGCCAACTATGCGAGCGAAGGCGCCCCGACGACGTCAACCGTGGTGCGCCCAGACGGGACGGTGCAGGCGTGGCAGCCCTACGGCGCGGAAGGGCTGCTCGTGGCCGACCTCGACCTCGCCTTGGCCACGGGGTTGCTCGCGCGGCGCTATCGCCCGCTGGAGCCCTAA
- a CDS encoding DinB family protein produces MDFDLANAMAVLERTPHTLRAMLDGLSPAWTDATEGGESWSAYTIVGHLNHGERTDWIARAQIILAQGDNRRFTPYDRFAQFHESRGKSLAQLLGEFAELRAANVATLAGWRLTPAQLALEGEHPDLGVVTLSQLLATWVAHDLGHVAQVARVMARQYRAAVGPWTAYLSILGSPRV; encoded by the coding sequence ATGGATTTCGATCTCGCAAATGCCATGGCCGTTCTCGAGCGGACGCCGCATACGTTGCGCGCCATGCTCGACGGACTCTCTCCCGCATGGACCGATGCCACCGAGGGGGGCGAGTCGTGGAGCGCGTATACCATCGTCGGGCACCTCAACCACGGCGAGCGCACCGACTGGATTGCGCGCGCGCAGATAATCCTCGCGCAGGGCGACAACCGTCGCTTCACCCCGTACGATCGTTTCGCGCAGTTCCACGAATCCAGGGGAAAGTCGCTGGCCCAACTCCTCGGCGAGTTCGCCGAGCTGCGCGCCGCCAACGTGGCCACGCTCGCCGGCTGGCGCCTAACGCCGGCGCAGCTCGCGCTGGAAGGAGAGCATCCCGATCTGGGGGTGGTGACGCTGTCGCAGCTGCTCGCCACGTGGGTGGCGCACGACCTTGGGCATGTGGCCCAGGTGGCGCGCGTCATGGCGCGGCAGTATCGAGCCGCCGTGGGGCCGTGGACCGCGTACCTCTCCATTCTCGGGTCGCCCAGGGTGTGA
- a CDS encoding nuclear transport factor 2 family protein: MRPVLFTVALALSAVPMARAAAQAAYGPSPAAATQQEILRLRERAWRTWFSNDTAGFKAVVPAELLAIGWDGGPWQDRAETIKGMADFAKSGLKLDELHFVKNAWQQYGDVIILYSNFHVALRGPKGEKQETYGRGTEVFVKRNGRWIHTGWHLDNVKFS, encoded by the coding sequence ATGCGTCCTGTCCTGTTTACCGTTGCACTCGCCCTCTCGGCAGTCCCCATGGCGCGCGCGGCGGCGCAGGCGGCCTATGGCCCGTCCCCTGCCGCGGCAACACAGCAGGAGATTCTCAGGCTGCGCGAGCGCGCCTGGCGCACCTGGTTCAGCAACGACACCGCGGGCTTCAAGGCGGTGGTCCCCGCCGAACTTCTCGCCATCGGTTGGGACGGCGGCCCCTGGCAGGACCGCGCCGAGACCATCAAGGGGATGGCCGACTTCGCCAAGTCGGGGCTCAAGCTCGATGAGCTGCACTTCGTGAAGAACGCCTGGCAGCAGTACGGCGACGTGATCATCCTCTACAGCAACTTCCACGTCGCCCTGCGGGGGCCCAAAGGCGAGAAGCAGGAGACCTACGGGCGCGGGACGGAGGTCTTCGTCAAGCGCAACGGAAGGTGGATCCACACGGGGTGGCACCTGGACAACGTGAAGTTCTCGTAG
- a CDS encoding DUF885 family protein translates to MRPDRTSRTSSIATATRRAPVARALLTATLLAALPLASHSAQAQARAYDQLLRLFTEWRTFEDAPRLASGIPDYSPATNAHRLAALRRLQARLAAIDTTGWSVKEQVDWHLVRAEMNGMEYFQRVLKPWARDPAYYASVVTEESDTPAKEGPLIHGAIRLFEYPIWPRTRLDTARALTTEQGADLAKKLRTIPPLLQAARRNLAAGNARDLWLGGSRAFEEQAEALKELGEKVGDGDAALAQSIREARTASEDFASWVAAEAKKKTGPSGIGKEQYTWYLRNVLLVPLSWDDEVAITRRELMRGSAALRLEENRNRNLPQLPIADTPEDYAALQARAIPRYLKWIADNRILTYEPWMERALRERTAGFAPAASRNFFQQATQRDPLPLWTHLSHWWDNMRMRVSPHASPIRRTPLLYNVWMSRAEGMATSFEEWMMHAGLYDDSPRSREIVWIMLVNRAARGLGNLYAHSNELTMAQAGDIHMNWTPRGWMRRDPLLGFEQHLYLRQPGYGASYITGGRLMEETIALRARQLGDQFTLQRVMDEINAAGMIPVSMIYWEVTGDDRMVRELKEGRPLPPMR, encoded by the coding sequence ATGCGCCCCGACCGCACGTCACGCACCTCGAGCATCGCCACCGCCACGCGCCGCGCTCCCGTCGCGCGCGCCCTCCTCACAGCGACGCTCCTCGCCGCGCTCCCTCTCGCCTCGCACTCCGCACAGGCGCAAGCGCGCGCCTACGACCAGCTCCTGCGCCTCTTTACCGAGTGGCGCACCTTCGAGGACGCGCCGCGCCTGGCCAGCGGCATCCCCGACTATTCGCCGGCCACCAACGCGCACCGCCTCGCCGCTCTCCGCCGGCTGCAAGCGCGCCTCGCCGCCATCGACACCACCGGGTGGTCGGTCAAGGAGCAGGTGGACTGGCACCTCGTGCGCGCCGAGATGAACGGGATGGAGTACTTCCAGCGTGTGCTCAAGCCGTGGGCGCGCGACCCGGCGTACTACGCGTCCGTCGTCACCGAGGAGAGCGACACGCCGGCCAAGGAAGGGCCGCTCATCCACGGCGCCATCAGGCTCTTCGAGTACCCCATCTGGCCGCGCACGCGCCTCGACACCGCCAGGGCGCTCACCACCGAACAGGGCGCCGACCTGGCGAAGAAGCTGCGCACCATTCCCCCGCTCCTGCAAGCCGCCAGGCGCAACCTGGCCGCCGGCAACGCGCGCGACCTCTGGTTAGGCGGCTCGCGCGCCTTCGAGGAACAGGCCGAGGCGCTCAAGGAACTCGGCGAGAAGGTCGGCGACGGCGACGCCGCGCTGGCGCAGTCCATCCGCGAGGCGCGCACCGCCAGCGAAGACTTCGCCTCCTGGGTCGCCGCCGAGGCGAAGAAGAAGACCGGCCCCTCGGGGATCGGAAAGGAGCAGTACACGTGGTACCTGCGCAACGTCCTCCTCGTCCCCCTCTCGTGGGACGATGAGGTGGCCATCACCCGGCGCGAGCTGATGCGCGGGAGCGCCGCGTTGCGGCTGGAGGAGAACCGCAATCGCAACCTCCCCCAACTCCCGATAGCCGACACGCCCGAGGATTACGCCGCACTGCAGGCGCGCGCCATCCCCAGGTACCTCAAGTGGATCGCCGACAACCGCATCCTCACCTATGAGCCGTGGATGGAGCGCGCGCTGCGCGAACGTACCGCCGGCTTCGCCCCCGCGGCATCGCGCAACTTCTTCCAGCAGGCCACGCAGCGCGACCCGCTCCCGCTCTGGACGCACCTCTCGCATTGGTGGGACAACATGCGCATGCGCGTCTCGCCGCACGCGAGCCCCATCCGTCGCACGCCGCTCCTCTACAACGTCTGGATGAGTCGCGCCGAGGGGATGGCGACGTCGTTCGAGGAGTGGATGATGCACGCCGGGCTGTACGACGACTCGCCGCGCTCGCGCGAGATTGTCTGGATCATGCTGGTCAATCGCGCCGCGCGCGGGCTGGGGAACCTCTACGCCCACTCCAACGAACTCACCATGGCGCAGGCCGGCGACATCCACATGAACTGGACGCCGCGGGGCTGGATGCGCCGCGACCCCCTCCTCGGCTTCGAGCAGCACCTGTACCTGCGGCAACCGGGTTATGGTGCCTCGTACATCACCGGCGGGCGCTTGATGGAAGAGACGATAGCGCTGCGCGCGCGGCAGCTCGGCGACCAGTTCACCCTGCAGCGCGTGATGGACGAGATCAATGCCGCCGGGATGATCCCCGTGTCGATGATCTACTGGGAGGTGACGGGCGACGACCGGATGGTGCGCGAACTCAAGGAGGGGCGTCCGCTCCCGCCAATGCGTTAG
- a CDS encoding cation:proton antiporter, whose product MQESHAYLRDLAVVLCAAAVTTVVSRRLRLPGVFGYVLAGLVVGPHVPIPLSVDQEMVTEFSELGVILLMYALGLEFRLGRVIRVAATSGLAALAETSVMFALGFTAATLFGWASMEALVAGAMVAISSTTIVARTFAEQGVTGTVKETVFGILIVEDVIAILLITLLSTLASGSGLSGLELAMTGVRLVTFLVVLIAVGRIAVPPFMRAVNALGSPETTVVVSIGISFAAALLALGFGYSVALGAFIAGSLVAESGLGEEIAHLISPVRDLFVAIFFVSVGMAIDPVVVRELWIPILVFSAVVVAGKVFGVSIGAFLTGHSLRNAVQSGMSLAQIGEFSFIIAGVGAANAATRPFLYPVAVTVSALTTLATPWLVRHSGPFAARMERGLPPALQTFVALYGSWFAGLSTGRASEAPSLKRSIWLIVVDVALIAGLILAAYAEMGRLAVMVEGWFGWQPPAGRLAVIALSFVGAAPFAAGLLRVTRAVAYALARRALPTPARGKLDRAFVPRNAFVVTLHLALLATCSLPIVAILLPLLPGAVTGATLVLIAVALLFGVWRSARTLYGHARAGAEVIAMALTQHDRTRGSEEELATAMDRVADMLPGLGDPESIRLLPGDPGVGKTLAQLDLRGDTGAEVLTILRPDGGTLVSVMPTGSERLESGDVLAIAGSPEALRAARKRLAPRALPKAGGHGHAPATGS is encoded by the coding sequence GTGCAGGAAAGCCACGCCTATCTCCGCGACCTCGCCGTAGTGTTGTGCGCGGCGGCCGTTACGACGGTCGTCTCGCGCCGATTGCGGCTGCCGGGGGTCTTTGGCTACGTGTTGGCCGGGCTGGTGGTGGGGCCGCATGTCCCCATCCCGCTCTCGGTCGACCAGGAGATGGTGACCGAGTTTTCCGAGCTCGGCGTCATCCTCCTGATGTACGCCCTGGGACTCGAGTTCCGCCTGGGGCGCGTGATCCGCGTGGCCGCCACCTCGGGGCTCGCCGCGCTGGCCGAGACGAGCGTGATGTTCGCGCTCGGCTTCACGGCGGCAACGCTGTTCGGGTGGGCGTCGATGGAGGCGCTGGTGGCAGGTGCAATGGTCGCCATCTCGTCGACCACGATCGTGGCCCGCACCTTCGCCGAGCAGGGGGTGACGGGGACGGTGAAGGAGACGGTCTTCGGCATCCTGATCGTCGAGGACGTGATCGCGATCCTGCTCATCACGCTCCTCTCGACGCTGGCCTCGGGGAGCGGGCTGTCCGGGCTCGAGCTGGCGATGACCGGCGTGCGCCTGGTGACCTTCCTCGTCGTCCTCATCGCCGTGGGACGCATCGCGGTGCCGCCGTTCATGCGGGCGGTGAATGCGTTAGGCAGCCCGGAGACGACGGTCGTGGTGTCGATCGGCATCTCGTTCGCCGCGGCACTCCTCGCGCTGGGCTTTGGCTACTCGGTGGCGCTGGGCGCCTTCATCGCCGGGTCGCTGGTGGCCGAGTCGGGGCTGGGGGAGGAGATTGCACACCTCATCTCCCCGGTGCGCGACCTGTTCGTCGCCATCTTCTTCGTCTCGGTGGGGATGGCGATCGACCCGGTTGTCGTGCGCGAGCTGTGGATCCCGATCCTCGTCTTCTCGGCGGTAGTGGTGGCGGGAAAGGTGTTCGGCGTCTCGATCGGTGCCTTCCTCACCGGGCACTCGCTGCGCAACGCGGTGCAGTCGGGAATGAGCCTGGCGCAGATCGGCGAGTTCTCGTTCATCATTGCCGGCGTTGGTGCGGCCAACGCGGCGACGCGCCCATTCCTCTACCCGGTGGCGGTGACGGTGAGCGCACTCACGACGCTCGCGACGCCGTGGCTGGTGCGGCATTCGGGGCCATTCGCGGCGCGCATGGAACGCGGGCTCCCGCCGGCGCTGCAGACATTTGTGGCGCTGTACGGCTCGTGGTTCGCCGGGCTGTCCACGGGACGCGCGAGCGAGGCGCCGTCGCTCAAGCGTTCCATCTGGCTCATCGTGGTCGACGTGGCGCTCATTGCCGGGCTCATTCTCGCGGCGTACGCGGAGATGGGGCGGTTGGCGGTGATGGTGGAGGGGTGGTTCGGCTGGCAGCCGCCGGCGGGGCGCCTGGCGGTGATTGCGCTGTCATTCGTTGGAGCGGCGCCGTTTGCGGCGGGGCTGTTGCGGGTGACGCGCGCGGTGGCCTACGCGCTGGCCCGTCGCGCGCTCCCCACACCGGCGCGGGGGAAGCTCGACCGCGCCTTTGTCCCGCGTAACGCCTTCGTGGTGACGTTGCACCTGGCGCTCCTCGCGACCTGTTCGCTCCCCATCGTTGCCATCCTCCTCCCACTCCTCCCCGGTGCGGTCACGGGCGCCACGCTGGTGCTGATTGCGGTGGCGCTGCTGTTTGGCGTGTGGCGCAGCGCGCGCACGCTGTACGGTCACGCGCGCGCCGGCGCCGAGGTGATCGCGATGGCGCTCACGCAGCACGACCGCACGCGCGGGAGCGAGGAGGAGCTGGCGACGGCGATGGACCGCGTGGCCGACATGCTCCCCGGCCTTGGCGACCCGGAGTCGATTCGCCTCCTCCCTGGCGACCCGGGGGTGGGGAAGACGCTGGCGCAGCTCGACCTGCGCGGCGACACCGGCGCCGAGGTGCTCACCATCCTGCGCCCGGACGGCGGGACGCTGGTGTCGGTGATGCCGACCGGCAGCGAACGGTTGGAGTCTGGCGACGTGCTGGCGATTGCCGGGTCGCCGGAGGCGCTGCGCGCGGCGCGGAAGCGGCTGGCGCCGCGCGCGCTGCCGAAGGCGGGCGGGCACGGCCATGCACCGGCCACCGGGAGCTGA
- a CDS encoding GlsB/YeaQ/YmgE family stress response membrane protein, with protein sequence MGLIFAACFGLLVGIVARLFYPGRQDMGIFKTMLLGLGGGFIAGFLGRVVGWYPPGQGAGLIASALGAMLLIWLFGKSKQGI encoded by the coding sequence ATGGGACTCATCTTCGCCGCCTGCTTCGGCCTCCTTGTCGGTATCGTCGCCCGCCTCTTCTATCCGGGGCGCCAGGACATGGGGATCTTCAAGACGATGCTCCTGGGGCTGGGTGGCGGCTTCATCGCCGGCTTCCTGGGACGCGTGGTGGGATGGTACCCTCCAGGCCAGGGCGCTGGACTCATCGCCTCGGCGCTGGGCGCCATGCTCCTCATCTGGCTGTTCGGGAAGTCCAAGCAGGGGATCTGA
- a CDS encoding DUF433 domain-containing protein, giving the protein MESLPTPPITASTERLGGAAVLAETRVPVQTLIDYLEAGHPLDQFLEEFPAVTRAHAIAMLELAKRALVTPAA; this is encoded by the coding sequence GTGGAATCCCTGCCCACCCCTCCGATCACCGCCTCGACCGAACGCCTCGGGGGGGCGGCGGTCCTTGCCGAGACTCGTGTCCCAGTTCAGACGCTGATCGATTATCTCGAGGCCGGGCATCCTCTCGATCAGTTCCTCGAGGAGTTCCCGGCTGTGACTCGGGCCCACGCCATCGCGATGCTGGAACTGGCCAAGCGCGCGCTTGTCACGCCGGCGGCGTAG
- the ggt gene encoding gamma-glutamyltransferase — protein MTSRILSSRRAVVYRSVALTFATAVPLAAQVPSMRPDIMGPHAAVSSDHALASAVGADVLKRGGNAVDAAIAMAGVLAVVRPHMNGVGGDNFMLIRDGKTGKVYALNGSGRAGSKATPAFFAAQKLDRVPGSGILSVSVPGAVRGWEDALRRFGTTTLRQALQPAIRYADEGFPVSTRLSLDIGAELKKVAADSALARTFLVNGAAPAPGTLLVQKELAATLRVIAAGGAGAYYTGAPAQKIAAFISREGGLVTAADLAKHTSTWQEPIRTTYLGKQVLAFPPNTQGATFLEMLNIAEHEDLTAMGRGSADYVHTLVEGAKLAYADRDRYIADPAFAKVPVDMLLSKEHARTLASRIRRDTILAASGDDSRHGTGDTVYLTVIDKDGNAVSMIQSLFASFGSGRMVPGTGIVLHNRGSLYSLDPNHPNIIAAGKRPFHTLCPAMALNEDGSLFATFGSPGGDGQPQTLIQVLNNVLRFGMTPQQAVEAPRWRVFGAGRLGVEPGLSDEVRAELSRRGQKVAVQPPSAEFGGAQMILVDPRSKARLVGSDYRREAYGLAW, from the coding sequence ATGACCTCTCGCATCCTGTCGTCCCGTCGCGCCGTCGTGTATCGCTCCGTGGCGCTCACGTTTGCCACCGCAGTGCCGCTCGCCGCGCAGGTCCCGTCGATGCGCCCCGACATCATGGGACCGCACGCCGCGGTCTCGTCGGACCACGCGCTGGCAAGCGCCGTCGGCGCCGACGTCCTCAAGCGCGGCGGGAACGCAGTCGACGCGGCGATCGCAATGGCGGGCGTGCTCGCGGTGGTGCGCCCGCACATGAACGGCGTGGGAGGCGACAACTTCATGCTCATCCGCGACGGCAAAACCGGGAAGGTGTACGCCCTCAACGGCTCGGGGCGCGCGGGGAGCAAGGCGACGCCGGCCTTCTTTGCGGCGCAGAAGCTGGATCGCGTCCCGGGTTCAGGGATCCTCTCGGTCTCGGTCCCGGGCGCGGTGCGGGGATGGGAAGATGCGCTGCGCCGCTTTGGGACGACGACGCTGCGCCAGGCGTTGCAGCCGGCGATTCGCTACGCGGACGAAGGGTTCCCGGTCTCGACGCGCCTGTCGCTCGACATCGGCGCCGAGTTGAAGAAGGTCGCGGCCGACTCCGCCCTGGCGCGTACCTTCCTGGTGAACGGCGCGGCGCCGGCGCCGGGGACGCTCCTGGTGCAGAAGGAGCTGGCGGCGACGTTGCGCGTGATTGCGGCTGGCGGCGCGGGGGCGTACTACACGGGGGCGCCGGCGCAGAAGATTGCCGCCTTCATCAGCCGCGAAGGCGGACTGGTCACGGCGGCCGATCTCGCGAAGCACACGTCGACGTGGCAGGAGCCGATTCGCACGACGTACCTCGGCAAGCAGGTGCTCGCCTTCCCACCCAACACGCAGGGAGCAACCTTCCTCGAGATGCTCAACATCGCCGAGCATGAGGATCTCACGGCGATGGGGCGCGGCTCCGCCGATTACGTGCACACGCTGGTGGAAGGAGCCAAACTGGCGTATGCCGATCGCGACCGCTACATCGCCGACCCGGCCTTTGCCAAGGTCCCTGTGGACATGCTCCTCTCCAAGGAGCACGCGCGCACGCTGGCCTCGCGCATCAGGCGCGACACGATCCTCGCCGCGTCAGGCGACGACTCGCGCCACGGCACGGGCGACACGGTCTACCTCACGGTGATCGACAAGGACGGCAACGCGGTCTCGATGATCCAGTCGCTCTTTGCCTCGTTCGGGAGCGGGCGCATGGTCCCCGGCACCGGGATCGTCCTGCACAATCGCGGCTCGCTCTACTCGCTCGACCCCAATCACCCGAACATCATCGCCGCGGGGAAGCGCCCGTTCCACACACTCTGTCCGGCGATGGCGCTCAACGAGGACGGATCGCTCTTCGCAACGTTCGGCTCGCCGGGCGGCGACGGTCAGCCGCAAACGCTCATCCAGGTGCTCAACAACGTCCTCCGCTTCGGGATGACGCCGCAGCAAGCAGTCGAGGCGCCGCGCTGGCGCGTGTTCGGCGCCGGACGTTTAGGGGTGGAGCCGGGACTCAGCGACGAGGTGCGCGCCGAGCTGTCGCGTCGCGGCCAGAAAGTCGCCGTGCAGCCGCCGAGCGCGGAGTTCGGCGGGGCGCAGATGATCCTCGTCGATCCGCGGTCCAAGGCGCGCCTGGTGGGGTCGGACTATCGGCGCGAGGCGTATGGGTTGGCGTGGTGA